The following is a genomic window from Actinomadura sp. WMMB 499.
ACGAGCGGCCCCGGGCTTCGGCGACCTCCCGGGCGTGCGGCTCGGCGTCGGCCGGAGAACCGAGCAGGCGGAGCGCCATGGACAGGCGCAGGCGGAGCGTGAGGACCGCGGGGTGGCCGGGTCCCAGCGGCACGGCGGCCGACAGGGATTCCTCGATGAACGCGCGCGCGGTGAAGTACCGGCTCGTCCAGAGCAGAGCGAGGGCCACCCGCGCCGCCGTGCCGGTCATGCGCTCCAGCACCGGCTCGTCCGGACGGGACGCGGCCGCCTCCAGCAGTTCGCTCGCGTGCGGGACGAGCGAGGCCCACGCCGCCCCGTGCTCGGGGTCGCGCGGGTCCAGCCGTCCGGCGGCGGCGGCGAGCAGGCGCGCCGCGCTCGCCATGTGGTCGCCCGGCTCGTCGTCCTCGTGGCGCAGCACCTCGACGACGAGCGGGTGCACGGTGAGGGCCTCCACGCCGCCCTCGCCGTACAGCGCGAGCGTGATCATCCCGGTGTTGGCGAGGGCGCGCAGGTTCTCGGCGGCGCGGGCACCGATCGTCGCGTGGTCGAGCAGGTCGCAGGGGAACGGGGCCCCGCCGGCGAGCCGCGCGAGCACGTGCATGGTGCCCGCGACGTCCGGGCGCCCGCCGTCCGCGAGGGCGTCGAGGGTCAGCCGCCAGGTGCTCGCGACGACGGACCGGTCGTCGGTGCCGGCGCGCATCAGCTCGGGGAAGCGGTCGCGGAGCGCCATGGCGTACGCGGTGAAGGAGCGTTCGCGGTTGAACGGGGACGCGAGGTGCAGGCCCGCGTGGCGGAGGGCGAGGGGCAGCCCGCCGAGGCGTTCGGCCAGCGCGCGGGCCTCGGCGGCGGTGCCCGCCCCCGGCGCGAGGTCGAGCAGCATCCGGGCACCGGCCTCGGCGGGCAGCCATCCGATGTCGTGGACGACCGCGTGCCGCCCCCAGACGAGCGGGTCGACGGTGCGGCTGGTGACCAGGACGAGCCCGGAGGCGGCCGGACGGATCCAGCCGGAGCCGTCGGCGGCGGTCCGGCCGTCCACGGCGAGCGCGCCGGGGTCGTCGGCGTTGTCGATGACCAGGACCCAGTCCCGCTGGGCGTCGAGGACCTCCCACAGGACGTCGGCCGGGTTGCGGCGGCCGCGCGAGACGTCCTCGACGTCCTGCGCGGACGCGCCGAGGACCCGGGCGAGTTCGAGCAGGTCGGCGGCCAGCGCGCCGGGGTCGGCTCCGGACACCCACCAGACCCGCAGGCCGGCGTCCAGGCACGCCTCGGCCGCCCGCAGGGCGATGGTCGTCTTGCCGGTGCCGCCGAGCCCGCCGAGCACGTGCACGGTGCCGTCGGGCCGCCGCGCGGCGTCGTCGACGGTCCGCAGGACGTCCGCGCGGCCGCGCACGTGGCCGGGGAGCCGCCCGGTCGGCGGCCGCAGCACCGCCCGGGACCGGACGTTCTCCGGAGCGGGCAGCGCGCGGCCGGGGGCGGGCGTCCGGCGCAGCTGCGCCCACGCGATCGCCGCCGCGGTGGCGGTGACGACGAAGCCGGCCGCCCCGATCACCACTTCCGGATCCATGCCGTGATCATAGGTCGCCGCGGCTCCCCGGCCCTTTTCCGATCGGGCCGGATCACGAGAACCGGACGGCCGCAACCCGTTACGGCGGGGTGGCGAGGTGGCGGGGGTTCGCGACGGTGAGCTTGTCGACGACGGACGCGCGGACGGCCGCGACGACCTCGTCCGTCCGGTCGGCCAGCCGGCCCTCGCGGACGGCGGCGGCGAGCTCGGCGTCGTTCGCGCACCCGAGGGGCGCGAGCCGCGCCGCGTGGGCCTCGCGGTGCGCGTCGCCGAGCAGGAGTTCGCGGCGCGCGATGCGGAGCGCGGACGCGGCGACGCGCGCGTGGAAGCGGAGCCGGTCGTCGGCGTGGTCGGCCTCCAGGACGAACCGTTCGACGGCCTCCAGCAGGGCCGGGCCGGACGGACGGTCGTGCGGCGGGGCGGCCGCGCCCGTCCCGTCCTCCGACCCCAGCGGGTCGGGGACGGTGACCGGTTCGGCGAGCCCGAGGGCGAGGAGCAGGTCGTGCTCCTGCTCGCACACCTTGCGGCCGAGGACGGCGTACTCGATCGACGGGTCGGCGCCGCTCAGGTACCGCTCGGCCTGGTGGCGGCACAGGACCGTCCAGCGGAGCGTGCCGTAGACCTCCCACCAGTGCAGGACGTCCGGGTCCGGCGGGGTGCCGCCGCCGTCGGCGTACCCGGCGAGGAGGTCGGCGCGGGGGCCGAAGCCGCCGACGGGGTGCGGGGAGCCGAACCGCCACGCCTTCACGCACAGCCACCCGAGGTCCTCGGCGGGGTCCCCGAGGTGCGACAGCTCCCAGTCGAGGACGCCGGTGACGTCCGGGCCGTCGATCATCAGGTTGCCGTTGCGGAAGTCGCCGTGCACGACGGTGCGTCCGGTCGGCGCCGGGCGATTCGCGCGCAGCCACCGGAACGCGAGCTCGACGGCGGGGCGGGGCTCCTCGAACGCGTCGTAGTACTCGGCGAGCGCGTCGAGCGGGTCGGCGTCCGGCAGGTCCGGGACGGGCGCCATCGCGTGCAGGCGCGCGAGGATCGCGCCGAGCTCGCGCGCGAGACCGGGGCGCTCGGTGCGCAGCAGCCGGCGCGGGATCGTCTCCCCGGTCAGCCGCTCCATGATCAGGTACGGGGCGCCGTCGAGGTCGTCGCCGTGGTCGACGAGCGTGGGGACGGGGACGCCGGCGGCCGCGGCGGACGACAGCAGCGCCGCCTCGCGGGCCATCGCCGCCGCGTCGGGCGCGGCGGGCGGGTCGCGGCGAAGGATCAGCGGGCGGCCGTCGGCGATGAACGCCCAGGTCTCGCGGCTCGCGCCGCCGGAGAGCCGCTCCAGGCCGTCGATCCCGGCGCCGAGCCGGGCGGCGAGCGCGTCGCCCGGCCCGCTCATGCCCGCACGTCCGTGCGGGCGTCCGTCCGGGCGTCCGTGCGGGCGGCGCGCTGGGCGGCGGCCAGGGCGCGGAGGGGGTCGCTGCCCCGGCTGTCGGCGTACTCCTCGAGGCGGGCGATCCGGCCGTCCCGGACGGTCACGAACAGGCAGGCGTGCAGCTCGAAGGGCGCCCCGTCGGGGAGGGCGCCGCGCAGGACGTGCCGCTGCACGTACCCGTCGGGCAGGGCGTCGCGGCGCAGGACCTCGTAGCGCATGTCCCGCAGGTTGCGCGACAGCCAGCGGAGCGTCCGCAGGTTGTCGTCGAGTTCCTGGCGGCCGTCGTCGTTGTGCCAGATCGTCGCGTCGGGGGCGTACATGGTGCGCAGTGCGTCGGTGTCGCCCGAGGTGATGGCGGCGAGGAAACGGTCCGCGAGGTCCAAGGGGGGCTCCTAGGGGTCGAGGCCGAGGGCGCGGATGGAGAGGGTGTCGAGGGTGTCGAGGAGGCGGTCGTTGGGGCCCTCGCCCTGGACGAGCCACAGGTAGAGGGAGTGGTCGACCATGGAGGCGAGCGCGCGGGACGCCAGTTCGGGGTCGAGGTCGGCGGGGGCGAGGCCCGCCGCCTGCCAGCGGCGGATGGCCTTGGCGGAGCGGGCGACGGTGCCGGCGCGGTGCTTGCGGCGCATCTCCTGGAACTCGACGTTGAACGTCGAGACCTGCTCGATGATCGCCATCATCCTGGCGTTGCGCTGGTACGCCTCGTAGTAGGCGCGGTTGGCGCGGCGGACGCGCGCGGCCGGGGAGGGGCCGTCCAGGGGGACGAGGTCGTGCGCCGTCATGTCCGCGAAGAGGCGGTCGGCGACCTCCAGGAACACGGCCTCCTTGGAGGGGAAGTAGGTGTAGAAGGAGCCGTAGGCGACCTTGGCGTGCCGGGTGATGTGCGCGACGCGGGTGTCGAGGAAGCCGCGCTCCTCGAACACCTCGCGGGCGGCGGCGAGCAGGCGCTCGCGCGTGCGGGCGCCGCGTTCGGTCAGCGGCGCGGCCGGACCCGCGGCGCCGTTCGTCTCGCTCGCCATCGTCCTTCTTCCCTCGCTCGCCCGCCCTCTTGACAGCCGCATGGTCTCAGGTTCAGGATCCGAGCATCGAACGAAGATGACATGACTGTCAAGTCAAGTTTTGGAGGCCCGCCCCATGGCCGCTCGCGCGCCGGTACACCCATGCTGATCAGCGACATCGTCGAGTACGCGGCGCGCAAGCGCCCCGACCGGACCGCGCTCCGCTTCGAGGACGAGACGGTCACGTTCGCCGGGCTGCGCGACCGCGTCCGGCGGGCCGCGAACGCGCTGCGCGCCGTCGCCGGACCGGGCGACCGGGTCGCCGTCCTGTCCGGGAACCGCCCCGAGTACGTCGAGCTGTACTACGCCGTCCCGGCGGCCGGGATGGCGCTCACGTTCCTCAACCACCGGCTGCGCCCGGCCGAGATCGCCGCGCTCGTCGCGCACGCCGAGGCGTCCGTGCTGGTCGTGAGCGGCGAGTACGCCGAGGCGATGGCCGGGCTGCGGGACGCGATGCCGAGCGTCGAGCTCGTCGTCGGACTGGACGGCGACCGCCCGCACGCCGACCGGGCCTACGCCGACCTCGTGGCGGACGCCCCGGCCACCGAGCCGCCGCGCCCGGACGAGGACTCCGTGGGCTGGCTCGTCTACACGAGCGGCACCACCGGACGTCCCAAGGGCGTCATGCTCACCCACCGGAACCTGGTCGCGGGCGTCGCCGGGTCGGCGGCGGCCTGGGAGATCCCGGACGGCTCGGTGTTCCTGTTCTGCTTCCCGCTGTGCCACGTCGGCGGGTACGCGGTGCTGGTCAACCACCTGCGGGCCTGCACGGTCGGGATCGTCCGGTCCTACGACAACGAGACGTTCCTGCGGCTCGTCGCCGAGTGGAAGGTCACCCAGACGGGGCTCGCCCCGACGATGATCGCGTTCCTGTTGGGCCATCCCGGCATCGAGGACCGCGACCTCGGCACGCTCGAGGCGATCGGGTACGGCGCGTCCGCCATCCCCGCCGAGGTGCTGCGCCGGGGGATGGACGTCCTGGGCTGCGACTTCTACCAGGGGTTCGGGATGAGCGAGACGGGCGGCAACATCCTGTACTTCGGGACGGCCGAGCACCGCCGCGCCGCCGCCGGGGAGGCGCACCTGCTGGCCGCCGCCGGGCGCGCGATGGACACCGCCGACGTCCGGATCGTCGACGCCGCGTTCGCCGACGTCCCGGACGGCGAGCCCGGCGAGATGGTCGTCCGCTGCG
Proteins encoded in this region:
- a CDS encoding tetratricopeptide repeat protein, giving the protein MDPEVVIGAAGFVVTATAAAIAWAQLRRTPAPGRALPAPENVRSRAVLRPPTGRLPGHVRGRADVLRTVDDAARRPDGTVHVLGGLGGTGKTTIALRAAEACLDAGLRVWWVSGADPGALAADLLELARVLGASAQDVEDVSRGRRNPADVLWEVLDAQRDWVLVIDNADDPGALAVDGRTAADGSGWIRPAASGLVLVTSRTVDPLVWGRHAVVHDIGWLPAEAGARMLLDLAPGAGTAAEARALAERLGGLPLALRHAGLHLASPFNRERSFTAYAMALRDRFPELMRAGTDDRSVVASTWRLTLDALADGGRPDVAGTMHVLARLAGGAPFPCDLLDHATIGARAAENLRALANTGMITLALYGEGGVEALTVHPLVVEVLRHEDDEPGDHMASAARLLAAAAGRLDPRDPEHGAAWASLVPHASELLEAAASRPDEPVLERMTGTAARVALALLWTSRYFTARAFIEESLSAAVPLGPGHPAVLTLRLRLSMALRLLGSPADAEPHAREVAEARGRSSGPTDPSALDARHEVGLCLSGQGRHAEAQEVLRAVVADRRDVLGEEHQDTLVSLTVLARLPVRLGRLDESEEMLRDVYATQSRVLGARHPDTVITRKYIGQALAEKQLLDDAEAELTEVLPELRRLFGAEHGDVLSTQSVLAGILAARGKKRAARRAFEELLSVQRRVLGAEHPGTRKTERAIAEL
- a CDS encoding phosphotransferase family protein; the encoded protein is MSGPGDALAARLGAGIDGLERLSGGASRETWAFIADGRPLILRRDPPAAPDAAAMAREAALLSSAAAAGVPVPTLVDHGDDLDGAPYLIMERLTGETIPRRLLRTERPGLARELGAILARLHAMAPVPDLPDADPLDALAEYYDAFEEPRPAVELAFRWLRANRPAPTGRTVVHGDFRNGNLMIDGPDVTGVLDWELSHLGDPAEDLGWLCVKAWRFGSPHPVGGFGPRADLLAGYADGGGTPPDPDVLHWWEVYGTLRWTVLCRHQAERYLSGADPSIEYAVLGRKVCEQEHDLLLALGLAEPVTVPDPLGSEDGTGAAAPPHDRPSGPALLEAVERFVLEADHADDRLRFHARVAASALRIARRELLLGDAHREAHAARLAPLGCANDAELAAAVREGRLADRTDEVVAAVRASVVDKLTVANPRHLATPP
- a CDS encoding nuclear transport factor 2 family protein, which encodes MDLADRFLAAITSGDTDALRTMYAPDATIWHNDDGRQELDDNLRTLRWLSRNLRDMRYEVLRRDALPDGYVQRHVLRGALPDGAPFELHACLFVTVRDGRIARLEEYADSRGSDPLRALAAAQRAARTDARTDARTDVRA
- a CDS encoding TetR/AcrR family transcriptional regulator — its product is MASETNGAAGPAAPLTERGARTRERLLAAAREVFEERGFLDTRVAHITRHAKVAYGSFYTYFPSKEAVFLEVADRLFADMTAHDLVPLDGPSPAARVRRANRAYYEAYQRNARMMAIIEQVSTFNVEFQEMRRKHRAGTVARSAKAIRRWQAAGLAPADLDPELASRALASMVDHSLYLWLVQGEGPNDRLLDTLDTLSIRALGLDP
- a CDS encoding AMP-binding protein → MLISDIVEYAARKRPDRTALRFEDETVTFAGLRDRVRRAANALRAVAGPGDRVAVLSGNRPEYVELYYAVPAAGMALTFLNHRLRPAEIAALVAHAEASVLVVSGEYAEAMAGLRDAMPSVELVVGLDGDRPHADRAYADLVADAPATEPPRPDEDSVGWLVYTSGTTGRPKGVMLTHRNLVAGVAGSAAAWEIPDGSVFLFCFPLCHVGGYAVLVNHLRACTVGIVRSYDNETFLRLVAEWKVTQTGLAPTMIAFLLGHPGIEDRDLGTLEAIGYGASAIPAEVLRRGMDVLGCDFYQGFGMSETGGNILYFGTAEHRRAAAGEAHLLAAAGRAMDTADVRIVDAAFADVPDGEPGEMVVRCDQVMSGYWREPELTAESFRDGWLRTGDVVRRDPDGMIYIVDRIKDMIVTGGENVASREVEEVLYRHPAIADAAVFGVPDARWGEAVAAAVVVRPEHAGAVTAGDVAAFVREHLGGYKVPRKVEFVPELPRNVAGKVLKRDLRARHHEIREVS